In Paraburkholderia bryophila, a single genomic region encodes these proteins:
- the trhA gene encoding PAQR family membrane homeostasis protein TrhA — MHVGERFNSITHLVGAVLSVAGLATLVTMGALDGDAYKVVSFSVYGAMLIVLYAISTLYHSVRNPRVKAVLQKCDHSAIYLLIAGSYTPFTLVTLRGPWGWSLFGVSWGLAALGIVQELTLGRRTRSVSMVLYVLMGWLALVAVRPLVQALPAAGTAWLVAGGIIYSAGIYFFINDERIRHGHGIWHLFVLAGSLCQFVSVARYVA, encoded by the coding sequence GTGCATGTCGGTGAGCGTTTCAACAGCATTACCCACCTCGTCGGCGCCGTGCTGTCGGTGGCGGGGCTGGCTACGCTCGTCACGATGGGCGCGCTCGACGGCGACGCGTACAAGGTGGTCAGCTTCAGTGTGTACGGTGCGATGCTGATCGTGCTGTATGCTATCTCGACGCTTTACCACAGCGTGCGCAACCCGCGTGTCAAAGCGGTTCTGCAGAAATGCGACCATTCGGCGATCTACCTGCTGATCGCCGGCAGCTACACGCCGTTCACGCTTGTCACGTTGCGTGGGCCGTGGGGCTGGTCGTTATTCGGCGTAAGCTGGGGGCTTGCCGCTCTCGGCATCGTGCAGGAACTGACGCTCGGGCGACGCACCCGCAGCGTTTCGATGGTGCTGTATGTGTTGATGGGATGGCTCGCGCTCGTTGCCGTCCGCCCGCTGGTGCAAGCTTTACCAGCAGCGGGTACCGCCTGGCTCGTGGCCGGCGGGATCATCTATAGCGCCGGCATCTACTTCTTCATCAACGACGAGCGCATCCGGCACGGACATGGTATCTGGCACCTGTTCGTACTGGCGGGCAGTCTGTGTCAATTCGTCAGTGTTGCGCGCTACGTCGCGTAA
- a CDS encoding c-type cytochrome — translation MKRKSLFALSAVIVVAAAALVPVLWSGGDNLHNGSAMAATPADQAALIKKGEYLARAGDCIACHTVRGGKQFAGGLPMATPFGTMFTPNITPDDQYGIGKWTQDDFYRAMHTGRSKDGSLLYPGFPFTSYTKVTRADSDAIYAYLRSVTPVNVASRPHELKFPFNQRNMLIGWRTLFFREGEYKADPTKSVEWNRGAYLIEGLGHCGMCHTSINAMGGPVSSAAFAGGLIPLQNWYAPSLTSNKEAGLGDWETKDIADLLKTGVSSRGAVFGPMAEVVHNSLQYMSDADINAMATYLKTIPQKSEAPEALQLETSEKFGGELLKQGQKIYADNCAKCHAENGLGMPHAFPPLANNQSIQMPSAVNPIRMVLNGGYPPSTDGNPHPYGMPPFAQALSNTEVAAVVTYIRMSWGNHGTAVSPQQVSDLRSAPLD, via the coding sequence ATGAAACGCAAGTCTTTGTTCGCCCTCTCGGCAGTCATCGTCGTAGCCGCTGCCGCGCTCGTTCCCGTCCTGTGGTCGGGTGGCGACAACCTGCACAACGGTTCCGCCATGGCCGCAACGCCCGCCGACCAGGCCGCGTTGATCAAGAAGGGCGAGTACCTCGCCCGCGCCGGCGACTGTATCGCCTGCCACACGGTGCGCGGCGGCAAGCAATTCGCCGGCGGCCTGCCCATGGCCACGCCGTTCGGCACGATGTTCACGCCGAACATCACGCCCGACGACCAATACGGCATCGGCAAGTGGACGCAAGACGACTTCTATCGCGCCATGCACACCGGCCGGTCGAAAGACGGCAGCCTGCTGTATCCGGGCTTCCCGTTCACCAGCTACACGAAGGTCACGCGCGCCGACTCGGACGCGATCTACGCGTATCTGCGTTCGGTCACGCCGGTCAACGTGGCGAGCCGTCCGCACGAACTGAAATTCCCGTTCAACCAGCGCAACATGCTGATCGGCTGGCGCACGCTGTTCTTCCGTGAAGGCGAGTACAAGGCGGATCCGACCAAGTCGGTCGAATGGAATCGCGGCGCTTACCTGATCGAAGGCCTCGGCCATTGCGGCATGTGCCACACGTCGATCAACGCGATGGGCGGCCCGGTCAGCTCGGCGGCGTTTGCCGGCGGCCTGATCCCGCTGCAGAACTGGTACGCGCCGTCGCTGACGTCGAACAAGGAAGCCGGCCTCGGCGACTGGGAAACCAAAGACATCGCCGATCTGCTGAAGACCGGCGTATCGAGCCGCGGCGCGGTGTTCGGTCCGATGGCCGAAGTGGTTCACAACAGCCTGCAGTACATGTCGGACGCGGACATCAACGCGATGGCCACGTACCTGAAGACGATTCCGCAGAAGAGCGAAGCGCCGGAAGCGTTGCAGCTCGAAACGTCGGAAAAGTTCGGCGGCGAACTGTTGAAGCAAGGTCAGAAGATCTACGCTGACAACTGCGCGAAGTGTCACGCGGAAAACGGCCTCGGTATGCCGCACGCGTTCCCGCCGCTCGCGAATAACCAGTCGATCCAGATGCCTTCGGCGGTCAACCCGATCCGTATGGTGCTGAACGGCGGTTACCCGCCGAGCACGGACGGCAACCCGCATCCGTACGGCATGCCGCCGTTCGCGCAGGCCCTGTCGAACACGGAAGTGGCCGCTGTCGTGACGTACATTCGTATGTCGTGGGGCAACCACGGCACGGCGGTGTCGCCGCAGCAAGTGTCCGATCTGCGTTCGGCGCCGCTCGACTAA
- a CDS encoding c-type cytochrome: protein MELRVSSRRLFRPLLALLLIGSAGVYSAAKAQTQPKAPDTMEARVQGCTACHGTHGQGTDNDYFPRLAGKPADYLYNQLQNFREGRRKYPPMNYLVTYLSDDYLHQIATYFSQQRPPYPVPAKPTVSQTTLARGQQIVLNGDTTKQIPACAACHGKGLTGMEPAIPGLVGLHADYISAQLGAWRSGSRHAIAPDCMHTIATRLTDEDVNAVASWLATQKAPQNPVPAPARSMKTPLACGSEPQ, encoded by the coding sequence ATGGAGTTACGCGTGTCTTCAAGACGCCTTTTCCGCCCGTTGCTCGCCCTTCTGCTGATCGGCTCCGCGGGTGTCTATAGCGCTGCGAAAGCGCAGACTCAACCGAAGGCCCCCGACACGATGGAAGCGCGCGTGCAAGGGTGCACGGCGTGTCACGGCACCCACGGCCAGGGTACGGACAACGACTACTTCCCCCGTCTCGCGGGCAAGCCGGCCGACTATCTGTACAACCAGCTCCAGAATTTCCGCGAAGGGCGCCGCAAGTACCCGCCCATGAACTACCTCGTCACGTATCTCTCCGACGACTACCTTCATCAGATCGCCACTTACTTCTCGCAACAGCGTCCGCCGTATCCGGTGCCGGCCAAGCCGACGGTGTCGCAAACCACGCTCGCGCGCGGCCAGCAGATCGTGCTGAATGGCGACACCACGAAACAGATTCCGGCTTGCGCGGCCTGCCACGGCAAGGGCTTGACCGGTATGGAACCGGCTATACCGGGTCTGGTTGGCTTGCACGCCGATTACATCAGCGCGCAGCTCGGCGCCTGGCGCTCGGGTTCGCGTCACGCGATCGCGCCTGATTGCATGCACACCATCGCCACGCGCCTCACCGACGAAGATGTGAACGCCGTCGCTTCGTGGCTCGCCACGCAGAAGGCTCCACAAAACCCCGTGCCGGCTCCGGCCCGCTCGATGAAGACTCCGCTTGCCTGCGGCAGCGAACCGCAATAA
- the copC gene encoding copper homeostasis periplasmic binding protein CopC, with translation MKLFKFSRTTPRALALGVAALLVASTASTAFAHAHLVSSEPAANAAVAAPAEVTIHFTEPLEPAFSRIELADASGKAALPAASATSLVDKDDAKVMHLPLPPLSAGRYAVHWTAVATDGHRTQGNFAFIVQ, from the coding sequence ATGAAGCTATTCAAATTTTCCCGTACGACGCCGCGTGCGTTGGCGCTCGGCGTCGCGGCGCTGCTGGTTGCGTCCACTGCGTCGACCGCGTTCGCGCATGCGCATCTGGTGTCGAGCGAGCCGGCGGCGAACGCCGCGGTCGCCGCGCCCGCCGAAGTGACGATCCATTTCACCGAGCCGCTCGAGCCCGCGTTCAGCCGGATCGAGCTGGCCGACGCAAGCGGCAAGGCCGCGCTGCCGGCGGCATCGGCCACCTCGCTGGTCGATAAGGACGACGCCAAGGTCATGCACCTGCCGCTGCCGCCGTTGAGCGCGGGCCGCTACGCGGTGCATTGGACGGCGGTGGCCACGGACGGCCATCGGACCCAGGGCAATTTCGCGTTCATCGTCCAATGA
- a CDS encoding CopD family protein, with product MSFDGLWIGQVAMAALMNVAFAFAVGSALLGAWLAKDAQTKISPARPAWLRAQRSMLTATVVLVLADLGWLLYQAASMSGVALPAAIGVVPTVLTQTHVGYGWSVAFAGALVLLGTAMTSHTGMLRNALLWLAVIAVAAGKASLGHAADAGVASAAIGMQTLHVLVTSVWGGLAMAAGLSVLPALGTSTARGMLIRTATQVSNVSVVAVGLVLLSGIFNAVRGSGGSFEAIELSTWGHVLMLKLALVGMALVLGGLNRFSALPRLRRTASTMDAHTFVNVLYLEALAMIGVFVAAAALSHSVPAFAALG from the coding sequence ATGAGCTTCGACGGATTGTGGATCGGGCAGGTCGCCATGGCCGCGCTCATGAATGTCGCGTTTGCGTTTGCCGTCGGTTCGGCGTTGCTCGGCGCGTGGCTCGCCAAAGACGCGCAGACCAAGATCTCGCCGGCCCGCCCGGCCTGGTTGCGCGCGCAACGGTCGATGCTGACCGCCACCGTGGTGCTGGTGCTCGCCGACCTCGGCTGGCTGCTGTATCAGGCGGCGTCGATGAGCGGCGTCGCGTTGCCGGCGGCCATCGGCGTGGTGCCGACCGTGCTGACGCAAACCCACGTCGGCTATGGCTGGAGCGTGGCCTTCGCGGGTGCGCTGGTGTTGCTCGGCACGGCCATGACCAGTCATACCGGGATGTTGCGCAATGCGCTGCTGTGGCTCGCGGTGATCGCGGTCGCGGCCGGCAAGGCGTCGCTCGGTCATGCGGCCGATGCCGGCGTGGCGTCGGCGGCGATCGGCATGCAGACCCTGCACGTGCTGGTGACCAGCGTGTGGGGCGGACTCGCGATGGCGGCCGGGCTCTCGGTGCTGCCCGCGCTCGGCACGTCGACCGCGCGCGGCATGCTGATCCGCACGGCGACGCAGGTGTCGAACGTGTCGGTGGTGGCGGTCGGGCTGGTGCTGCTGTCGGGTATCTTCAACGCGGTGCGCGGGTCGGGCGGTTCGTTCGAAGCGATCGAACTGAGCACGTGGGGCCATGTGCTAATGCTCAAGCTCGCGCTGGTCGGGATGGCGCTCGTGCTCGGCGGCCTCAACCGCTTCTCGGCGTTGCCGCGCCTGCGCCGCACGGCGTCGACCATGGACGCGCATACCTTCGTCAACGTGCTCTATCTGGAAGCGCTGGCGATGATCGGCGTGTTCGTCGCGGCGGCCGCGCTGTCGCATAGCGTGCCGGCGTTCGCGGCGCTGGGTTGA
- a CDS encoding YodC family protein, with protein sequence MRLTRRRATPAYRAGEVLRLKSGGRPMTAIWNGPVLFAPGNWLICQWFSDAGELQQEMFPEETLERASHALAA encoded by the coding sequence ATGCGATTGACAAGGCGACGCGCGACACCCGCATATCGCGCGGGCGAGGTACTGAGGCTGAAGTCGGGCGGGCGTCCGATGACAGCCATCTGGAACGGGCCGGTGCTGTTCGCACCGGGCAACTGGCTGATCTGCCAGTGGTTCAGCGACGCGGGGGAACTACAGCAGGAGATGTTTCCGGAGGAGACCCTCGAGCGGGCGAGCCATGCGCTCGCCGCTTAA